From Daucus carota subsp. sativus chromosome 6, DH1 v3.0, whole genome shotgun sequence, the proteins below share one genomic window:
- the LOC108226992 gene encoding uncharacterized protein LOC108226992, whose amino-acid sequence MPLIKLVTTFTFGNDLGTFKEEAVSEIAEILRTEKKYVTLDIAYKKTENGHKTFCDITYFEEFLPSMVKEMYSQAALKLKTLLELYCGEHSFFLKYKSYEDQVLIDWTEKNDVIASIPVEDQGQRRNCWAYVAAFIVSGTYSQEHPSIQDLSEIMTSTQDLSDWVYSFLDLKNEVDNYGYYGGTASQAFAYVKDCGVALLKNYPTEEFKERQIQRTFDVDVFSKIWRGRGDRIFIDHYDCLVPDTIIYQPGTPLHGQPSFSLESITQFIHQGMAFGSIFYCGGCDICEGLDKFDGVGIYDEPPHPKGHNYCQHAVAVTGAGNRHGIDFVRIRNTRGPGWAKDGSGDLQIKFFLELAHVSGTKRKKSSITTQEQ is encoded by the exons ATGCCTCTGATAAAATTGGTAACCACTTTCACCTTTGGAAATGATCTTGGCACATTCAAAGAAGAAGCAGTTTCAGAAATTGCTGAGATTCTTCGAACAGAGAAAAAA TATGTAACACTGGACATTGCGTACAAGAAGACTGAAAATGGGCATAAGACTTTCTGTGACATCACTTATTTTGAGGAGTTTTTGCCCTCGATGGTGAAGGAAATGTATTCTCAGGCAGCCTTGAAACTTAAGACCCTCTTGGAATTGTACTGTGGGGAACATAGCTTCTTTCTTAAGTATAAGAGTTATGAG GACCAAGTGTTGATAGATTGGACAGAGAAGAATGATGTAATTGCTTCAATACCAGTTGAGGACCAGGGACAAAGGAGAAACTGCTGGGCTTATGTGGCAGCATTCATTGTAAGCGGGACCTATTCCCAAGAACACCCTTCAATTCAAGATCTCTCGGAAATTATGACTTCAACCCAGGACCTCTCAGATTGGGTCTACAGCTTTCTTGATCTCAAGAATGAGGTTGACAATTATGGGTATTATGGAGGTACCGCTAGTCAAGCTTTTGCTTATGTAAAGGACTGTGGCGTTGCGTTGTTGAAAAACTACCCTACGGAGGAGTTTAAGGAGAGGCAAATTCAAAGGACTTTTGATGTAGATGTGTTTTCGAAGATCTGGCGTGGCAGGGGTGATAGGATTTTCATTGACCACTACGACTGCCTTGTTCCGGATACAATCATCTACCAGCCAGGTACACCCCTTCACGGTCAGCCTAGTTTTAGTCTGGAGTCAATAACGCAATTTATTCACCAAGGAATGGCATTTGGTTCCATTTTCTACTGTGGTGGGTGTGATATATGTGAAGGTTTGGATAAGTTTGATGGTGTAGGCATCTATGATGAGCCGCCTCATCCCAAGGGTCACAATTATTGTCAACATGCAGTAGCTGTTACCGGAGCAGGCAATCGCCATGGCATAGATTTTGTACGTATTCGCAACACCAGAGGACCTGGTTGGGCGAAAGATGGAAGTGGAGACCTGCAAATCAAGTTCTTTCTGGAATTGGCTCACGTTTCTGGgacaaaaagaaagaagagttcGATAACCACCCAAGAGCAGTAG
- the LOC108227704 gene encoding uncharacterized protein LOC108227704: protein MDVAKMKDGDDKKVTGLGVDLEKKMVLDPEKKMVLDPEKKMVLDPNKKMVLDPKKKMVVNRSYDEDLRLFERMCRNFCLEEIEAAGYTLLEDDKTTTTRPAASASAKRCQPKEEEEQQQEEEIEVVYDFKRPKLPLPPGRPFVRDGDVYIL from the exons ATGGATGTGGCTAAGATGAAGGATGGCGACGACAAAAAGGTTACAGGATTAGGCGTAGATTTGGAGAAGAAGATGGTTCTCGATCCGGAGAAGAAGATGGTTCTCGATCCGGAGAAGAAGATGGTTCTCGATCCAAACAAGAAGATGGTTCTCGATCCAAAGAAGAAGATGGTCGTCAACAGAAGCTATGATGAGGATTTGCGTCTTTTTGAGAGAATGTGTCGTAACTTTTGCCTCGAGGAAATCGAAG CTGCTGGTTATACTCTGCTGGAGGATGATAAAACTACCACCACCCGACCCGCTGCTTCTGCTTCTGCTAAGCGGTGCCAAcccaaagaagaagaagaacaacaacaagaagaagaaatagAAGTAGTGTATGATTTTAAAAGACCCAAATTGCCACTACCCCCCGGTAGGCCTTTTGTTCGTGACGGTGATGTTTACATCCTGTAA